The window GCGCGACCGACGACGGAGACGACGGCACCGTCGAGCGCACCTTCGAGGCGCAGGGCGACGACCGCGCCATCGCCGCGTTCGAGGTGTCCGCGGACGGCTCGACCGCCGCGCTCGCGTTTTCTGATCCTCGAGAGGGACTGGACGTCTACGCCGTTGCCGTCGACGACCTCGCTGCCGCCGACCGGCCCGATTCGCTGCGACGCCTCTCGCGGGTCAATGCCGCCCTCACCGACGAGTATCCGATGCCGACCGTCCGGCGCGTCGAGTGGGAGTCGGACGGCTGGACGATCGACGGCGTCCTCTACCACGATCCGGACGTCGACCTCGATGCCGACGACCCCGAGCCGCTCGTGGTCGCGATCCACGGCGGCCCGCTGTCGTACGACGAGCCGGTGTTCCGGTTCGCACACGCCGCGCTGACGAGCCGCGGCTACGTCGTCTTCCGGCCGAACTACCGCGGCGGCGCGTCTCGCGGACGGGCGTTCGCCGAGGAATTGTACGGCCAGTGGGGCACGGTCGAAGTCGAGGACATCGTCGCCGGCGTCGACGCGCTCGCCGACCGCGGCTGGGTCGACCCGGATCGCGTCTTCGGCTACGGGTTCTCCTACGGCGGGATCGCGCAGGGCTACCTCGTGACGCAGACGGACCTGTTGACCGCAGCGGTGCCCGAACACGGCATCTACGACCTTCGGTCCGCGTTCGGCACCGACGACTCCCACAACTGGCTGGAAACGGAGTTCGGCCTCCCGTGGGAGAACCCCGACGCCTACGACGACGCGTCGGCGCTCCTCGAGGCGGACGCGATCGACACGCCGCTGCTGGTCGTGGCCGGCGGCGAGGACTGGCGCTGTCCGCCCTCGCAGTCGGAACAGCTCTACGTCGCCGCGCGGAAGCAAGACGTCGACGCGAAACTCGTCGTCTATCCCGACGAACACCACAACATCGGCGATCCGGATCGGGCGATCGACCGCCTCGAGCGGCTGCTGGAGTGGTACGAGCGACACGATCCGGCGCTCGAGGAGTCGGGCGGCTCCGAATCGAAGACCGAATAAGAGGAGGTTAGGCGTCGTCTTCGCGGGGCTCGTCCCGGAAGTACTCCTCGAGTTCGAAGGGTTCGTCCTCACCCTCGACGCCGGTGACGTCCAGCGCGGTCACCTCGGCGTCGGTGCCGACCAGGCCAGCCAGGCTCGGCTCCGTGCGGCCGTCGTCGCTGCTGATGAGTTCCTTGACGTAGAGGCCCCCCTCGCCGTGGAGTCGGACCTCCGCTTCGGTCGGCTCGAGCAGGTCGCCCTCGATGTCGTAGACCGTGCGCTCGCGGGTGAGACTCGCCCGCCGGTGGTCGACGCGCTGGGGCGTGTCCTGCTGGACGGTCGTGCCGGCGAGTTCATCGAGCGCGGCGTCGAAGGTGTCCTCGTCGACCGGTTCGGCGAATTCGACGTCCGCCCGGTAGCGTTTGCTCGCGTCGTGTTCCTTCACGCGCTCGACCATCTCGTAGGTCGCGAGTCGTAGCCCCTCGACCTCGACGCTGCCGTCGGCGGCGTCGTTGATCTCGCGCTCGAGTTCGGCGGGATCCGGATCGCGCACGCGGGGGCGCTTGACCTCGAGGACGAACGGGCGGCCCTCGCCGAGCATGCGGGCGTCGACGTCCTCGCGGCCGGCGCCGTGGAAGGTGCCCTCGTCGCCGTCCATGGCCGCGACGACGTGGGGTCTGACGGTCTGCTCGACGCTGGTGTCGTACATGTAGCCCGAGCCGCCGCAGTAGTCGCAGGGTTCCTCGCCCTCGTCGCCCAGTTGGACGCCGCTGCCGCCGCACTCGCGGCAGGACCACTCGGTCTGGGGAATGTCGCGCTCGAGTTTGCGGTAGCGGCCGTAGACGAACGCCGGGTTGATCTGGACGTCGACCGCGTGGCTCGTGACGCTCTCGTCGGCCGCGAGGTCGAGCGGGTCGAACGCCTCGAGGTCGATGACCGCGAGCACGTCGGGCCGGTCGAAGTCGACCTCGGCACCAGTTTTGGCGCCGACGCGACGGCCGACCTCGCGGTTCAGTTCGCGCTTGAGCGACTCGCCGGCGTCGGGCTCGAGACCCGCGTCCTCCCGCAGCAGGCGCTCGTTCTCCTCGGCCAGCGGCGGGACGCGGGTCCCGACCTGATAGGTCTCGAAGTCGACCCCCTCGAGGGCGTCGACGATGGTGTCGGCGATGGCGTCGAAGGCGCCGCAGTAGCCCTCGCAGACCCAGCAGTCGGCGGGGTCTGTCGGGTCGAAATCGGCGTCGTCCTCGAGGGCGATGGTCGTCCGCAGCGCCCGGCCGCGCTCCCCGTTGGTCAGGCCGAAGCTCCGGTCGGCGAAGGGGCGGCCGAGACAGGAGTCGCAGAGGGCGCCCGTCGCGAGCAGCGCGCGGGCGTCGTCCGTGATCATACCCGAACCGTCGAGCGTCGCGGGTAACACGTTTTCCCTTCGTCGGTCGGCGGCGCGCCGGCACTCGAGCGGTCGCCGTCGGGACTCGAGCCGGCCGCGCGAGCGGGATTCGACAGTCGGCCGCCGGGAACAGCCGGGGCGTTCAAATGGGTAGGGTCCTAGCCGTCGGCTATGGATACCGATCGCTGCGCTCGACGGCGCGTCCTCGCTGCGGCCGGCGCCGGCCTCCTCGGCGCCGTCGCCGGCTGTTCGGAGCCGAGCGGGACCTCGTCGATCGAGGGCGGCTCGACGCACGATATCGATCGCGACAACGTCGCGGACGGCTCGACGTACACCGACGTCTACGAGTCGATCATCGACTCGGTGACGCAGGTCCGGGTCTTCGGCGTCGAGGACCCGCTCACGCAGGCGGAAGGTCGCGGCCAGGGCTCGGGCTTCCTCTACGACGACTCGCACGTCGTCACGAACGAACACGTCGTCGCCGGCGGCGAGGCGGCCGACCTGCAGTACATCAACGGCGACTGGACCGGCACCCGCCTCGTCGGTACGGACTACTTCAGCGACCTGGCGGTCCTCGAGGTCGATCACGTGCCCGACGCCGCGACGCCACTCTCGCTCGCCGACGCGCGCCCCGCCGTCGGCCAGCAGGTGCTCGCGATCGGCAACCCCTACGGCCTCGAGGGGTCGATGTCCCAGGGGATCGTCAGCGGCGTGGAGCGAACGCTCGACTCGGGGCGGCAGTTCTCGTTCCCGGACGTCGTCCAGACTGACGCCGCGCTCAACCCCGGCAACAGCGGCGGACCGCTGGTGGACCTCGACGGGAACGTCGTCGGCGTCGTCAACGCCGGCGTCAACGGCGCGGACAACATCGGCTTCGCGATCTCGGCGCAGTTGGCCGACCGCGTCGTTCCCGCGCTCATCGACGACGGGGAGTACGAGCACTCCTACATGGGCATCGGACTGCGCTCGGTGGATCGGCTCGTCGCGGAGGAGAACCGCCTCGAGGAGGCGACCGGCGTCATCGTCAGCCGAGTGGTCGACGGCGGCCCGGCCGACGGCGTCCTCGAAGAGGCGGATGGGACCGTCCGCCGGCGGGGCGAACCGATCCCCGTCGGCGGCGACGTTATCTTCGAACTGGACGGTAAGCCGATTCCGGACCGGCACGCGCTCTCACGATTCCTCGCTCTCGAGACGAGTCCCGGCGAGACGATCGACATCCGACTGTGGCGCAACGGCGCCGAGACGCAGGAGTCGCTGACGCTCGGGACGCGAACGCCGCCGGAGTAAGGGAGGGGGTAGAGCGTCATTTCGGTTCGAGGCGCTGTCTCAACCCGTCCGTGACTGTAAGGAGTCGTTTCCGCCGCATCCGGACTGTAGCTCGTTCGTACAGGTCACCGCCGATTAACTTCTTTTTCAGCCGATGAAAGCGGCCGAATCGAACCGTGGAACTGCGCTACTGCAACCGTTCGCCCCGTTAAGAACTCGATAACTATGGGGGAGCGACCACGACGAACGGACGGCGAACCCGACCGTCGCCTGTCCCCCATGAGCTCCGATATCGATACCGACTCCCGATCGGCTCCGACCGCGTCGTCGTCGATCGCCCTCGAGTGCGTCGTCATCGAGAACGAGGACGCCCCCAACGAGTGTGCGGTCTATCCGCGAGACGCGGACAAAGACGAACTGATGACGACCTGGATCACCGCCCACGACGACGCGTTCGTCGAACTCGAGTCGATGCGCTGAGCCCATGACCGTGCACCTCGGCAGCGTCGTCAGCGCGCTGGGCTTTTGGGTCGGGGCCCTCTTCCCGATCGCGTACCTCCCCGTCTTCGTGGCCGGGATCGACTCGCTGGGCCGGCTCTCGCTGTTCCTCGGTCTCGTCGCGATCAACGTGCTCGCGCTGGTAGTCGGGCACGATTATCCGGCCTCGCGCACGAACGAGCGGCGCGGGTGAACGCAGGGTCGGCTCCGAAGCGCAAGCATCGACTCGCGTCCGCACCGATCGCTCGGGGTCGATCGATCGCTGCGAAAAATCGACGTCGCGAACCTCCCGATCAGGACGTCGTCCACACCTGCGCCCGCGGCGTGCCGCACTCGGCGCAGACGACCGCGTCCTTGTCCTTGTAGACGTCGCGCTCGAGTTCGCCGCCGCAGGACGGACACGAGCGTCCCTCGAGAATCGCGAGTACGGCCCCGCCGTCCTGCTGTTCCGCCGTCGACTGTGATTTCGCCATATCAGTACCGCCGCCCGGATCGGGGGAAACGGTTCGCCATGGCTGTGCAAGACCGCTACGTGTCTCGAGTCGAAGCACCTATTTCCCGGTCCCGAAAACCCCCGTTGAATGTGGCCCTGGGGACACCTCGCCGTCGCGTACCTGTTATACACCGCCTACGCGCACCGCCGGTTCGATCGCCCGCCGCTCGCCCTGCCGG is drawn from Halopiger aswanensis and contains these coding sequences:
- a CDS encoding HVO_A0556 family zinc finger protein — encoded protein: MAKSQSTAEQQDGGAVLAILEGRSCPSCGGELERDVYKDKDAVVCAECGTPRAQVWTTS
- a CDS encoding DUF7511 domain-containing protein: MSSDIDTDSRSAPTASSSIALECVVIENEDAPNECAVYPRDADKDELMTTWITAHDDAFVELESMR
- a CDS encoding tRNA pseudouridine(54/55) synthase Pus10, encoding MITDDARALLATGALCDSCLGRPFADRSFGLTNGERGRALRTTIALEDDADFDPTDPADCWVCEGYCGAFDAIADTIVDALEGVDFETYQVGTRVPPLAEENERLLREDAGLEPDAGESLKRELNREVGRRVGAKTGAEVDFDRPDVLAVIDLEAFDPLDLAADESVTSHAVDVQINPAFVYGRYRKLERDIPQTEWSCRECGGSGVQLGDEGEEPCDYCGGSGYMYDTSVEQTVRPHVVAAMDGDEGTFHGAGREDVDARMLGEGRPFVLEVKRPRVRDPDPAELEREINDAADGSVEVEGLRLATYEMVERVKEHDASKRYRADVEFAEPVDEDTFDAALDELAGTTVQQDTPQRVDHRRASLTRERTVYDIEGDLLEPTEAEVRLHGEGGLYVKELISSDDGRTEPSLAGLVGTDAEVTALDVTGVEGEDEPFELEEYFRDEPREDDA
- a CDS encoding S1C family serine protease — translated: MDTDRCARRRVLAAAGAGLLGAVAGCSEPSGTSSIEGGSTHDIDRDNVADGSTYTDVYESIIDSVTQVRVFGVEDPLTQAEGRGQGSGFLYDDSHVVTNEHVVAGGEAADLQYINGDWTGTRLVGTDYFSDLAVLEVDHVPDAATPLSLADARPAVGQQVLAIGNPYGLEGSMSQGIVSGVERTLDSGRQFSFPDVVQTDAALNPGNSGGPLVDLDGNVVGVVNAGVNGADNIGFAISAQLADRVVPALIDDGEYEHSYMGIGLRSVDRLVAEENRLEEATGVIVSRVVDGGPADGVLEEADGTVRRRGEPIPVGGDVIFELDGKPIPDRHALSRFLALETSPGETIDIRLWRNGAETQESLTLGTRTPPE